Proteins found in one Amycolatopsis aidingensis genomic segment:
- a CDS encoding MFS transporter, with amino-acid sequence MLAAAGIAAVGSAMTMVAIPWYVLDTTGSGSMTGAVAAAETVGLLLSFSVAGTLVDRHGPRRISVLADLLTVPVLLAVPLFVATMELSLLALAAMAFGIGLGRAPSRTAKQVLLPEAIALAGTRVERATAALESVHRIGDLFGALAAGALITVLGAAPVLLLDASTLFLAAGLVALLVPARFTERPACGQDRGYLADLREGARQLRGDHLLLWVSGLCAGINALFVGLYSVLVPAYGARVWQNSALVGVVIAAVGAGGLLGALLYGWLGGRFGRRAIFSWCFLLCGAPTYGVLAANPPAVVMVLLLTLCSFGVGPLNPVLAGLMYERVPVALRGRVFGALYTGAIAAMPLGALLAGALLDWIGLRPAVLVLGGICLAVACCPLMFRIWREMDAPPESTVLVAPG; translated from the coding sequence GTGCTCGCCGCCGCCGGTATCGCGGCGGTCGGCTCCGCGATGACCATGGTCGCGATCCCGTGGTACGTGCTGGACACCACCGGCAGCGGGTCGATGACCGGTGCCGTGGCCGCGGCCGAAACGGTGGGTCTGCTGCTGTCGTTCTCCGTGGCGGGCACCCTGGTCGACCGGCACGGGCCGCGGCGGATCAGCGTGCTGGCCGATCTGCTCACCGTGCCCGTGCTGCTTGCCGTGCCGCTGTTCGTGGCCACGATGGAACTCTCCCTGCTCGCGCTGGCGGCCATGGCATTCGGGATCGGGCTGGGCCGGGCACCCTCGCGCACCGCCAAACAGGTGCTGCTGCCGGAGGCGATCGCGCTCGCCGGGACCCGAGTGGAGCGGGCCACGGCCGCGCTGGAAAGCGTGCACCGGATCGGGGACCTGTTCGGCGCGCTGGCCGCGGGCGCCCTGATCACCGTGCTGGGCGCGGCGCCGGTACTACTGCTGGATGCCAGCACACTGTTCCTCGCGGCCGGCCTGGTCGCGCTGCTGGTGCCTGCGAGGTTCACCGAGCGGCCCGCGTGCGGGCAGGACCGGGGATACCTTGCCGACTTGCGGGAGGGCGCCCGGCAGCTGCGTGGTGACCACCTGCTGCTGTGGGTCTCCGGATTGTGCGCCGGGATCAACGCCCTGTTCGTCGGGCTGTACTCGGTGCTGGTCCCCGCCTACGGAGCCAGGGTGTGGCAGAACAGCGCGCTGGTCGGGGTGGTGATCGCCGCCGTGGGAGCGGGCGGCCTGCTCGGCGCGCTGCTCTACGGCTGGCTCGGCGGGCGGTTCGGTCGCCGAGCCATCTTCAGCTGGTGCTTCCTGTTGTGCGGGGCACCGACCTACGGCGTGCTCGCCGCCAACCCTCCTGCGGTGGTGATGGTGCTGCTGCTGACGCTGTGCAGCTTCGGAGTCGGACCGCTGAACCCGGTGCTGGCCGGGCTGATGTACGAGCGGGTCCCGGTGGCGCTGCGGGGCAGGGTGTTCGGCGCGCTCTACACCGGGGCGATAGCGGCCATGCCGCTTGGCGCGCTGCTGGCGGGCGCCCTGCTGGACTGGATCGGGCTGCGGCCCGCCGTGCTGGTGCTCGGCGGGATCTGTCTCGCGGTGGCCTGCTGCCCGCTGATGTTCCGGATCTGGCGGGAGATGGACGCGCCGCCGGAATCGACCGTGCTGGTGGCGCCGGGGTGA
- a CDS encoding 5'-3' exonuclease, which translates to MTAPLALLDAASMYFRSFHALPESLTAPDGTPVNAVRGFTDTVARILTDRRPGRLVACLDADWRPQFRVNLLPSYKAHRVAEEAEDGAVEVVPDALSPQVPIILEVLEAVGLATAEAAGYEADDVIGTLVARESADPVEVISGDRDLFQLVRTEPSPVTVYYLGKGWNKAEPLGPAEIAAKYGVPEENAGPAYADMAALRGDPSDGLPGVAGIGEKTAAKLISQFGSLEALIGAAAEGDPRVPPKTRLRLAEAADYLAVAPTVVQVAPDAPVEFSRPDRVPAAPADPERALELGERWNLGGSVQRLLDALAG; encoded by the coding sequence GTGACCGCACCGCTGGCCCTGCTCGACGCCGCGAGCATGTACTTCCGTTCGTTCCACGCCCTGCCGGAATCGCTGACCGCACCGGACGGCACGCCGGTCAACGCCGTGCGCGGGTTCACCGACACGGTAGCCAGGATCCTCACCGACCGGCGACCGGGGCGGCTGGTCGCCTGCCTGGACGCGGACTGGCGGCCACAGTTCCGGGTGAACCTGCTGCCAAGTTACAAGGCGCACCGGGTCGCCGAGGAAGCCGAGGACGGTGCGGTAGAGGTCGTCCCGGACGCGCTGAGCCCGCAGGTACCGATCATCCTGGAGGTGCTGGAAGCGGTCGGGCTGGCCACCGCCGAGGCGGCGGGGTATGAGGCGGACGACGTGATCGGCACGCTGGTGGCTCGGGAGTCGGCCGACCCGGTCGAGGTGATCAGCGGGGACCGGGACCTGTTCCAGCTGGTGCGGACCGAGCCCAGCCCGGTCACCGTGTACTACCTCGGCAAGGGCTGGAACAAAGCGGAACCGCTCGGCCCGGCGGAGATCGCGGCCAAGTACGGGGTGCCGGAGGAGAACGCCGGCCCAGCCTACGCCGATATGGCGGCCCTGCGCGGCGACCCCTCGGACGGCCTGCCCGGGGTGGCCGGGATCGGCGAGAAGACCGCGGCGAAGCTGATCAGCCAGTTCGGTTCGCTGGAGGCGCTGATCGGCGCCGCGGCCGAGGGTGATCCGCGGGTGCCGCCCAAGACCCGGCTGCGGCTCGCCGAGGCCGCCGACTACCTCGCCGTGGCGCCCACCGTGGTGCAGGTGGCTCCGGACGCCCCGGTGGAGTTCTCCCGCCCGGACCGGGTGCCCGCCGCGCCCGCCGACCCGGAGCGCGCGCTGGAACTCGGCGAGCGCTGGAACCTCGGCGGTTCGGTGCAACGGCTGCTGGACGCGCTGGCCGGGTAG
- a CDS encoding DUF4333 domain-containing protein has product MRLRVVLLLAVAGVLLGAGCDQGSGQDEGPGTSAASSATSTTPPGGSRSTAATTTTLSPLPKVFDRLAMQASVRKVLTESYGLAEVTNVNCPPGQPVQVGSTFDCAVRVAEEARTVTITVTSEDGEYEVSAPD; this is encoded by the coding sequence GTGCGGTTGCGTGTAGTGCTGCTGCTGGCGGTCGCCGGCGTGCTGCTTGGCGCGGGCTGTGACCAGGGCAGCGGCCAGGACGAGGGACCGGGTACATCGGCGGCCAGTTCCGCCACCAGCACGACCCCACCCGGCGGCAGCCGGAGCACAGCCGCCACGACGACCACGCTGTCGCCGCTGCCGAAGGTGTTCGACCGGCTGGCCATGCAGGCCTCGGTGCGCAAGGTGCTCACCGAGAGCTACGGCCTGGCGGAGGTGACGAACGTGAACTGCCCGCCGGGCCAGCCGGTCCAGGTCGGCAGCACCTTCGACTGCGCGGTACGGGTGGCCGAGGAGGCCAGGACGGTCACCATCACCGTCACCAGCGAGGACGGCGAGTACGAGGTAAGCGCACCCGACTAG
- a CDS encoding GNAT family N-acetyltransferase, protein MSDHTVQVLHGEDDLRAAYDLLRHSLHAPPSSTEDWQQVRNAYQEGNTLGVFDDTLIGTARFFDSELVLPGGGMLPTAAVTGVGVRPNRTRRGVLTELMRTQLTDLAERGIAVAGLIASEGLIYGRFGYGIATTGRSYTVDRRRAVFRPEIPHEGQVDLFDLDTALERLPAVYRELSPRWPGMLTRNQYWWPAAGVFMRRTGNPVTAAVHYGPGGADGFAIYEVARPDPARGAVLKLMDFHYGSFSAFAGLWRYLLGVDLVGEIEASGRPQDEYAELLFTDPRAVRVNGASDALWLRLVDVPGALRARERGQGTVVLEVVDPVLEHNSGRYLVSADEVTEVTAPAGLRLHVDTLAMIYLGGWRPSALAEAGRIEVADPAAVAAADSLFATHRTAWCGTFF, encoded by the coding sequence ATGAGTGATCACACCGTCCAGGTGCTGCACGGCGAGGACGACCTGCGCGCCGCCTACGACCTGCTCCGGCACAGCCTGCATGCCCCGCCTTCCTCCACCGAGGACTGGCAACAGGTCCGGAACGCCTACCAGGAAGGCAACACACTCGGCGTCTTCGATGACACGCTCATCGGCACCGCCCGGTTCTTCGACTCCGAGCTGGTCCTTCCCGGTGGCGGCATGTTGCCGACGGCGGCGGTGACCGGGGTCGGGGTGCGGCCCAACCGCACCCGGCGCGGTGTGCTGACCGAGCTGATGCGCACCCAGCTCACCGATCTCGCCGAACGCGGGATTGCGGTGGCCGGGCTGATCGCCTCGGAGGGCCTGATCTACGGCCGGTTCGGCTACGGGATTGCCACCACGGGCCGCTCCTACACCGTCGATCGGCGGCGGGCGGTGTTCCGGCCGGAGATCCCGCACGAGGGCCAGGTCGACCTGTTCGACCTGGACACCGCGCTGGAGCGGCTGCCAGCGGTGTACCGGGAGCTGTCGCCGCGCTGGCCGGGGATGCTGACCCGGAACCAGTACTGGTGGCCCGCGGCCGGAGTGTTCATGCGGCGCACCGGGAATCCGGTGACCGCGGCCGTCCACTATGGACCTGGTGGTGCCGATGGGTTCGCTATCTACGAGGTGGCGCGGCCCGACCCCGCCCGCGGAGCCGTGCTCAAGCTGATGGACTTCCACTACGGCTCGTTCTCCGCCTTCGCCGGGCTCTGGCGCTACCTGCTCGGGGTGGACCTGGTCGGCGAGATCGAGGCGTCCGGGCGTCCCCAGGACGAGTACGCCGAGTTGCTGTTCACCGACCCGCGCGCGGTGCGGGTCAACGGTGCCTCCGATGCACTCTGGCTGCGCCTGGTGGACGTGCCGGGGGCGCTGCGCGCACGGGAGCGCGGCCAGGGGACGGTGGTGCTGGAGGTGGTGGATCCAGTGCTGGAGCACAACTCCGGGCGGTATCTCGTCTCGGCGGACGAGGTGACGGAGGTGACGGCACCCGCAGGGCTCCGGCTGCACGTGGACACCCTCGCGATGATCTACCTCGGTGGCTGGCGGCCGTCGGCGCTGGCCGAGGCCGGACGGATCGAGGTGGCCGACCCGGCGGCCGTGGCGGCGGCGGACAGCCTGTTCGCGACGCACCGGACGGCCTGGTGCGGTACCTTCTTCTAA